AGAGAGCCCCAAATAAACCAAATCTAGTAATAACAATGGGTCCCACGGGTTCTGGCAAATGGAAGCTAGCCATTGACTTGGCGTCGCACCTCCCTGTCGAAATCGCCAACGCTGATTTTAGGCAAGTCCATTAAGGCCCTGATGCTCTCACCAACATAGTCTGCCTTCAAGACCAATAAGGGTTTTTCTCCTTTCTCTTTCCGTCTCTGTGTTCTTCAATGTTCTCTTCTCTTCGTACACGTGAATgtcattttgtaaattataatgttgTGTTGAGTTTTTTAGTAAATGggttctgatttttttttttttttgagtttgtAAAAGTAGAGCTAGAGCTgttaaaatttgacacgacccgACTACCCGACACGAATACGACACCAATAAATGGGTATGAGTTGTCGAATTTAatacgattattaaatgggtcgggtttgggtcaATACGATTTTTTTCCGTGTCGAGTTAggttttaaaattcttgacccatttacccgatcaatgacccgattatattttctattttaaaataatttatagattctagtcatcaaaactcaaatattaggatgatttttttttattctttaaaatgatgaatataaacacaatattttatttataaaattttaaatacatttagagctttaatagtgtaaatgtataaaatattggtagacatgtatattttataatattgatatataatattatttacatatatataattaaaacctcaatagtgtgtgtaatattttagtagatgtgtatattttataatattgataaattatgtatgcatgtatagatgtatgtatgtacgtgcatacatatgtatgacaaaatgtaaatatttgatataacttttgtttaatatacAGATATTAAGcgggttattgggtaacctgattatttttctgtgtcgggtttgggtctcaatattttgacacgattattaaatgggtcggatttgggtcgacctaaatttgacacgacacgaacacgacccgATGACCCGTTTTGCCAGCTCCACATCCGCTTATGTAACAGTAAGTCCAGGTCATGACAAATCTCAATTATCAGGGTTTGAAATTAGTGTCTGCTACCTCTCTCATCTTTTACCCaatgaaattaaatcatttgtTTCCACTTTCTTCTACATAAGTAATTATATACTATATTTCTGAGAATATGCAACTTACAAACACAAATCTAGAAACATCATGGAAACCAAACACCAAAACGAGAAGCCAAGTATTCTGATGTTACCATGGCTAGCTCATGGCCACATAACTCCATATCTTGCGCTTGCCAAGAAGCTCTCGCAACAGAACTTTCACATATATTTCTGCTCTACTTCCATCAATCTACAATCCATCAGTCAAGGTCTTCGAGAAAATTTTGCAGCTTCAATACAACTTACAGACCTCCAACTTCCTTGTACATTTCCTGAACTTCATGATCCATATAATCACACCACCAAAAACATTCCCCGCCGTCTTATCCCCACTCTCATAGCAGCATTTGATGCTGCCAAACCTTCATTTTGCAATGTTCTGGAGACCCTTAAACCAACCCTagtaatttatgatttattcCAACCATGGGCCGCTGAGGCAGCTTATCAGCATGACATTGCTGCTGTTGCGTTCTTAACCACTGCTGCTGcaagcttttctttttttcttcttaattccAGCTTGAAATTCCCTTTCCCAGAATTTGATCTGCCTGAGTCAGAAATCCAGAAAATGACCCAGTTCAAGCATCGTATTGTGAACGGCACCGAAAATAAGGACAGGTTCTTAGAAGCTGTTGATCTGTCTTGCAAGCTAGTCTTGATCAAAACCTCAAGAGATATCGAATCCAAGTATCTGGATTACTTTTcttatataacaaaaaaagaaactatcCCGGTTGGGCCTCTAGTTCAAGAACCTGTATACACAGACAATAATGATGATACAAAGATCATGGACTGGCTGAGCAGAAAGGAGCCTTCTTCAGTTGTGTATGTATCATTTGGCAGTGAGTACTTTCTTTCCCAGGAAGAAATGAATGAGATAGCTAGTGGGTTATTGCTCAGTGAGGTTAGTTTTATATGGGTTGTGAGATTTCATTCTGAAGGAAAATTTACTATCGAGGAGGCACTTCCTCAAAGCTTTTCTAAGGAGATTCAAGGAAATAATAAGGGGATGGTAGTGCAAGGTTGGGCTCCGCAGGCTAAAATTTTAGGGCATGGAAGCATAGGGGGATTTGTGAGTCACTGTGGTTGGGGTTCTACCGTTGAGGGAATAATGTATGGGGTACCAATCATAGCGGTGCCGATGGTGCTCGATCAGCTATTTAATGCCAAGATGGTTGCTGATATAGGTGTGGGGTTGGAGGTACCGAGAGAGGAGATCAATCAACGGGTTAGAAAAAAGGACCTCGCAAGGGTTATTAAACAAGTTGTGGAGCAAGAAGAAGGGcagcaaataaaaagaaaagctaaAGAATTGAGTGAGAGCATAAAGAAGAAAGGAGATGACGAAGAGATCAATGTGGTGGAGAAGTTGCTGCAGCTTGTCAAGGCACCTAGTTAGAGCTTAGCTCATAATTTGATTTGCAAAAACAAAGTTTCCAAACAACATTATTGCCTATATGATTTCAACATGTTCGTGTCTTCGTGGTGTTTCTCTAGTGTGGATGTAGAGTTTACAGCTATCGTCTTGTAATTTAggaaacaactttttttttccactctTTTTTCCACTCTTTatttgctccccagttcgagtcaCTCTTTatttgctccccagttcgagtcgctGGGAAGTtgcctttgttgggagaacctgtgcctctcggttcgagcggagacttctagtctgggttgtggtacgggcttaaaggtgtctcccacagttggggccctccctagtctgggttgtggtacgggcttaaaggtatctcccacagttggggccctccccaggatacctcgtggtcaaaacaaaaaaaaaaataaagctatGGCTATGTTGGAACAGATTTATGGTGAAACACGAATCTTAGTCACACAcgtaaagtgataaataaaaaaaaaactcattataaCTTTGATCATGTGGTTGTGAAGGGATGCTCTACCTTAGATCAACTCCAATATAGTCAAACCCTTAtgataataaatagataatcATTTATTAACTAGTAAATGGATGATCAATTGCTTGATGGATAATTGGACCAATCAACTGGAGAGAACTTAGAGTTTTAGAggcaaaaatttaattattatttttttatgaataaaagttTCGGATTAGAATTATCTTATAATCTGATATCCtcctaataaaaaatacaggTGAGTGAttgatagttaataaataaagaaaaagcaaaagttaAATCATACTCATACACTATCATTTAAAGACACATGGCACAAGATCTTTAAAAGCTCATGATAACTCAGATCAGGAGAGGATATTTATCTGTTTCAATCATTGTTAAATTTACGCCCAATAACTATAAGTGAAAAGAATACCTACATCCCCAAGGTTTGAGAAATAGTCATGTAGATCCTaagttttcaataaaaaatatcaagacCCCCTTTTAACTATAATACCCTTTGATTCtattaactcaaaaaatttgactccaatgttttataataaatatgcataatattaaaataagtgtAACAAtgtatacattttaaaataatttcaatatttagaaaaatattttaacactttaaaatcttatattatattaagttaaatacttaaattaaattttataataaatagaaacataacattaaaataaatacgcaaaaatttaaattatttttgatattatagaaaataattttaatgccaCTAATacattacatatattttattaattgtgaaatcTATTTAGcccaaagatttatttaaaatttttataataaatacaaatattttattaacataaatataataatttacattttaagaatttattttatatattaaaaaatattctaatattattagtttacaagataaatttaaccatttaaattatatttatatttattaaaaaatttaaaattaattttttaaattactatcTACTaagtatattataattaaaagaaaatatgttatcctttattaaaaacttaaagatTTACATGATTATTTCTCAAACCTTTAAGATCTAAGTCTCTTTTTTTCCTAACTCAAATGTCTTAGCATTACGTAGATGGAGTTTGGTGATTGTCCACGGACAGCTGTTGTCAATTGTTGATGGTGATTGACATTTAACATTcgtatttttatcaataattaattatgaaataatatgaaaattttcttttataatgtAAAGTCATAATGAacattagtaattttataatctctaaatttcttttataatgtAAAGTGATAGCTGCATAAATTTAACTTCTTGGTGCGCGGGCCATAGAGGTAGTAATTTTAATGTGAAGTGATCATgaatattagaattttataatcttcagtctttttctttatctttttttaatataaagtGATAGCTACACATATATTTGTCTTCCTGGAGCACAGGCCTGTGGCCGTAGAAATTTAAGTCTGAATTGGTACatcatttgatttaaaataaacggatTTGGGTATAAAAGCAttgattcaattaataaatgagtctcatttaataaaataaatgagtctcgtttaataaataaattattcgaGTTCAATGATTTGTTTAACAAATTACTTatgtcttttaataatttccaaaaattagaattatttttgttaaaaaataaaaaattctatataATATTCAAGTGATATTATATATTGCTTTaagttaaattgaaaataaaatttaagttaaacaAATTGATtcgtttgtttgtttattaaatgGGTTGATTATGAATCTTGATACTATGattcttttaatataaaaaagttgaatctagatttatcaaattttgactcaatttatttagattggAGGTATTGACACCTCTCCTTAATccttacaaaattttgatcacTTATAAAAATGCCCTTTTCATTCCCCATTTACCCCTTCTTATAAACCCAACAAAATAAGAttctttacaaaatattttcaaaatcatcataTGCTGATTAACAGTCCCTTAAAAAAGATGGAATAGTAATGCAACAATGGTTTCTTAATTTTAGCTTCTCTTTCTCCTTTCAAAATTCTCTTTTAATCTGAATAATCCTCAAGTTTGTTATTAATATCTTCCTTTCGTTGTTAAATTCTTattctaatatttatttatttatttatttttcaatgttCGATATTGATCTGAATATTGGAAGTGAAAgctttaaaatgttttaacaTCAAAAACAGCCAATAGCCAACAACTGATTCAATTTTGGGTTACATTtgtaaatacaaataaaaggTACTCTATTAGGAGTTTGAAGGGGCACCAATAGCTCCgctctttatttaaattagacgCAAGTTCCACGCACCCACTCAAATTACCATCCAGTAGGTCCAATTTAGAAAGGTTAAGTTGAacactaattattattattattattattattattactttatcGTTTTTTTATTGACTTGCCCAGTccattgaaaaaataaagattttaaataaagatgtGAACTATTGTGAAAGTGTTGTGTAATATtagtaagaaaaaataaaataaaataaatgtaacatGCTATATGCACTTAGATTTCTTTCTCTCCTGCCGTCCTAGTCACCTTCGATCgtgatgatgaaaaatttgattaacaGTGAATTAGAAGATAGAAATGTGGATTCTCCACTGTATAATAAGTCAGGGTTTGTTTGACATATAACAGTAAATACGTAAATAGAAATgtgcaaaataaaagaaaaaaatcaagacaACTCCAATTACGAAATGCTAACCTAAAGTGgctttgtaaaataaattagagagCCATTATGCATGAAATTTTTACACAACAAAATAccatagaatttaaaatttgacgTATCAATCGATAATGCAAAACAACGAAATGTTGGACTCAATTTTGGATTCACCatgaaattacttttttttaattgtttcctTCTATTTTGAATGAATTTCTCTTGGTTTCATCATATATATCGATGACGGCCACCAAAACTACCACTTTACTAAACCTCCCTTTAAACTAAAATAGCAAACAGTAATATACGATActataaaattcttaaatgaTGAGGCACAAAACTTGgttgaattgattttgttaCAGTCTTCTCATAAGTCTTGCTggtatattatatttttgtttaatactaaaatttattagattgtaatgtttaaaaaagaaaaaaaattactggaTTGCAATATTTGGAATCTCCATTTGATTATATAGTTAAATAGAAAATGTGATGGCTAAactaatagaaattaaaatattgtgcgAGCGGTCATTTCGTAACTTTACCATCCCTAATCCCTATATTATTGATTCATATCACAGAGGATATTGAGTTAAACTGTAATTTACCCTGACaacttttgttgttttttatttttttttgttaaccgAACGATAAAGTGGTTCATATCAGCAATATGCATCCTATCGAAAAGATAAGCAGCACATTCATTACAAGCTTCAAGCTAGTTAGCTGGAATCAATATACAAAGTTGAAACCTATGCAAAAAAGATACTCGACACATTCATTACAAGCTCTAAGCTAGTTAGTTGGAATCAAACGTACAAAGTTCAAAGATATGCAAAATACTGCTTCTCTACTGGTATCTTGAAAGTTACCAAAACAGCAGAAGCTGCCAGCATACTTGACCTAAATCCAACCAGTGCAATCACATTCTTTGAAGTGCATATAACATAGTGATAAGCTAATGCTTTCAGAATTTTTGAGATATCAATACTCAGCTTAAGTTCAGTCACAAGATCCTCCACAAAAGCATCAATAAACTTGTCGATTGGTATAATGTGAGATATATGGGCCGAGCCCATTCATCAAAACTACTTATTTTTTCTCCAAACCGTTGAGCCATTGGTAATTCCAGAACCATAATATCAAATTCAGACtttagagctggcaaaacttGACACGATCCGATTATCTGATACGAAcatgacataaataaatagatatagGTCTTtgaatttaacacgattattaaatgagttgGGTCCGGATCGACACGATTTTTTTTGTGTCGGGTTAGGGTTAAAgttcttgacccatttacccgatcaatgacccgataatattttctatttcaaaataatttgtagGCTCTTgttattaaaactcaaatattagagatgatcatctcttttatttttatttttgaaaagatgaatataaacacaatattttatttataaaattttatatacatttaaAGCTTCAATaatgtaaatgtgtaaaatattgttggacatatttattttataatatcgatatataatataatataatattttatatatatatatatatataatttcaataGTGTAATtgtgtaatattttgatagatttgtacattttataatatcgataaattatgtatgtatttatgtatGCACGACAATGTGTAAATGTTTgatgtaaattttgtttaatatatagatattaagcgGGTTATTGGAtaacccgattatttttcCGTATCGGGTTTaggtctcaatattttgacacaattattaaataggtcgggtttgggtcgacctaaatttgacactACATGAAACTAACACGACATGAAACTaacacgacacgaacacgatCTGATGACCTATTTTACCAGCTCTGAATTCAGTAATGATACATCATTACGCTATCAACATTCTGAAAATAGCCATCATTCATTAAATCTTTGTTGCAGGTCATAAATTGGTCGATGATATTCATGGTTATATGTTCTAGATATTAAGGATTGTAAATTGGTCGACAATGTGTAAATGTTTTGCTGGCATGTTGTATtcttctttaataaaaattattagattgtaatgtttgaaataaaaattattgggtTGTTAATATTTGGAATCTCCATTTGAttattgaaaatcaaaatttgctTTCAAAGGCTACAAGAGAAggatatttatattagtagtAAATATCCTAAACCatgaacaaaaaggaaaataaagttataaactaaaaaaaaaataaaaatcctaaaccttaattaataaggaaattaatcctaaaataatataaattcctactctacaTTAGATATCAACACTTAGCTTTAAGTTCAGTCACAAGATCCTTCACAAAAACACCAATAAACTTGTCGGTTGGTATAATGTGAACAAATTTAGCAAAGATGAGGCGAGCCCATTCATCCAAACTTTCTTGTTTTTCCTCTGAATCGTGTTTCTTCGCTAGTTGAGCCATTGGTAATTccaatcataatttcaaatgcAATAATGATACACCCAATCATTATGCTATCAACAGTCTCAAAATAGCCATCATTCATTAAATCTTTGTTAAAGGACATAAATCAGTCGAAGATATTCATGATTACATGTTCAAAATACGGAGGATAAAGTACATCCTCTAAAAGCTCTTATACACAAATCTAACCGTCAAACCGATACTAATCTAACAATCTACTATTTCCCACACTATTTTAATTCCCttcaatatttcaataaatacATCCTCAAACATTAAAATGTAGATCTCGATAATGAGCATGGCCGGCTATTTAGAGGTTttccaaaaaattatgaagaagaaaaaaaatggaatagaaaaaataataatcttcgCCCACCCAAAACTATGGCATGCAATACGTGACCTAGtatatttataacaaaaaatcatcTCTCACAGACACAGCATTCATGATAATTGCACTAGCAGGTTGGTTGAGCTTGTCAAAAGCACAAacgtaaatattattattatttttgttgccaatgataatttttacatAGCAAGacaaaggagaaaaaatggaaagaaaaaaacatataaaccCAACAGATTATATTCACAAAGGGTGGGAATATTTTCACCTCACGAATTGTGTGAATCCAccattttctaaaaattattatttacaaaaaattaatattatttagaaaagaaaaattttaaacaattaattaatttaatctttctCAGGATTAACTCTTCGCTTACACAACTTTGCCAAGACCCCATTATTTATTAAGGGCctcaaatttatgttaaacatgttgttttatattttaaaatatgtaaatgcCTATAATATAGCTATCTCTATTgaacattataattaatggaTTTGGATTTAGTGATCAGTAGATTTTTTTACTAACTTCTTAAAAAGATacaattagtaattatttaataagaaacataaaactaaataaatcttaatcatACATTGCTATACATACATGTgtgacaaaaaatatataaagagtTGAATACTGATCAATTGATTATTGAATCCAAATCCTTAATtaatagggaaattatcattgcaccatctttattttgctttatgttcatccaaccactataaaattttaacacgTACTTTACACCAtctttcttttcacatttgtatcaactaactacttttgcattaacactattaaataattttaataaaatgataattttacccccaaataaattaaaatactattttatcttataaaaacttttaaaattaaaattataatcataaaaaaatccctaaatttaataaaaaataaatcccaaatagaggtgctcaattgatttttactaaatttagattttacaaaattttaataattatttttattaaaaattataattttacaaaattttaataaaaataaatgaatttatttattaaaaaattataattttgtaaaattttattaaaataactgaatttatttcttaaaacaataaatcctaaaattttaataatttaggggatttttattaaatctcaaaattttgcaattatttttataattataattttatattaaaaataaaaattctaattttgggatttatttttattaaatttagggatatttttattattatattatttattttttaaaattttttataaaataaaaaggtcttttaatttatttagagataaaattatcattttattaaaattatttaatattgttaatgtAAAAGTGGCTAGTTAatacaaatgtgaaaaaaaatatggtacaaaatacatattaaaattttataataattagatGAACAGATGGCAAAATAAAAGTGGTGTAATGATAATTCtcctaaaattaatgaaaagagAAGTAGGCCGGTTAAGCAATAATACCGAAGCTCTTGTTAACGTTCAtattaaagattattttattcctAGAACTGTTTCAATTGTTGGCTTTTGCTCTCTATTTACatattgattaaattcaaaagagagtagaaaaacaaatcaaaataaaggaCAATGGACAAGGAAATCAATTTGGGATTTTAATTAGtgtttaaattatcaattatttatttagggTTTAGAGTTgtagaaataacaaaattgcCCCTTTGTCAGGAGATTTATTACCATTGAATattgattatttgattttgattcaaaagaatcaaaacacaaaatttagATGCCAGAACAATTAAATCGCTGGCCACCTCTGACTGCTAGGGAGaaggagagagaaaattaagatgGAAAATGGCGGATGCAAACAGAGAGCCCTAAATAAGCCAAATCTAGTCATAATAATGGGTCCCACGGGTTCGGGCAAATCGAAGCTAGCCGTTGACTTGGCGTCTCACTTCCCAATCGAAATCATCAACGCTGACTCTATGCAAGTCTATCAGGGCCTTGATGTTCTCACCAACAAAGTCTCCCTTCAAGACCAAAAGGGTTTGTccccattttctttctctgtttATGTTCTTCAATGTTCATTTTTGTGGATTGTGATGTTCAGTTGTGTTTTTGGTTTAAATGGGTTCTGTTTGTCATGTGATTTTGTAGGAGTGCCACACCATCTTCTAGGGACCGTGAGCCCCAACGTGGAATTTACTGCTAAAGAGTTTCGAGATTCTGCTGTTCCTGTGAGTTTATTTCATCATACTCTTCTGTTACTGCAATTGTTCTTAAGCAAGTTTAATTCGCGTGATGTTGATGTATTACTCGAAGTGTAAAATTTGGTTATGGTGTGTCTCTTTGTGTGTTTCTATGATTATTTCTCTGGCTTGTGTAGCTAGATGTAGTTGATTCCACATAAATGAGCATTACACTTGGTTTGTATGATTTCTGTGACTGTTTTATTTAGTTGAGGTGCGTGGAATATAGTGCTTTGATGGCCTACATCGCTTACACTCTCATTCCTGGTGATCTCCAAATCTTAGTTTCTAAATAATTGAATACTTGATTTTCAGCTTATCAGTGAGATATTATCACGTGATCACATACCATTCATTGTTGGGGGTACAAACTACTATATTCAGGTatggaaattttttatcttccaACTTCATAAAGTTTACCGATTTTACATTCTATCCTGCTGTTTTACGCAtggcaaatttatttttagaggaGCATGTTG
This window of the Citrus sinensis cultivar Valencia sweet orange chromosome 8, DVS_A1.0, whole genome shotgun sequence genome carries:
- the LOC102623228 gene encoding flavanone 7-O-glucoside 2''-O-beta-L-rhamnosyltransferase-like, producing METKHQNEKPSILMLPWLAHGHITPYLALAKKLSQQNFHIYFCSTSINLQSISQGLRENFAASIQLTDLQLPCTFPELHDPYNHTTKNIPRRLIPTLIAAFDAAKPSFCNVLETLKPTLVIYDLFQPWAAEAAYQHDIAAVAFLTTAAASFSFFLLNSSLKFPFPEFDLPESEIQKMTQFKHRIVNGTENKDRFLEAVDLSCKLVLIKTSRDIESKYLDYFSYITKKETIPVGPLVQEPVYTDNNDDTKIMDWLSRKEPSSVVYVSFGSEYFLSQEEMNEIASGLLLSEVSFIWVVRFHSEGKFTIEEALPQSFSKEIQGNNKGMVVQGWAPQAKILGHGSIGGFVSHCGWGSTVEGIMYGVPIIAVPMVLDQLFNAKMVADIGVGLEVPREEINQRVRKKDLARVIKQVVEQEEGQQIKRKAKELSESIKKKGDDEEINVVEKLLQLVKAPS